In one window of Camelus bactrianus isolate YW-2024 breed Bactrian camel chromosome 13, ASM4877302v1, whole genome shotgun sequence DNA:
- the IFI44 gene encoding interferon-induced protein 44 isoform X4, translated as MEGVIELKEKLLSAIRTYKPYGDLVHQTRILLLGPIGAGKSSFLNSVKSIFRGHVTNQALVGSYTCGTSDKYRTYFINDGKNADTLPFILCDSLGLSETEEGLCMGDIPYILKGHIADRYKFDCTKPITPGHDNYIGSPLLKDRIHCVAFVFDANSVEHLSKEMVSKIKRIQRELIKCGVVHVVLLTHVDTLDMIMKGDLMDIYSCLPVKLKLEAVHRELGFPPSNIFVVRNYTSEWELEPVMDVLILSALRHMLWAADDFLEDLPFEETDRCVW; from the exons ATGGAAGGGGTCATAGA GCTCAAGGAGAAGTTGTTGTCTGCCATAAGAACTTACAAACCATATGGAGACCTGGTTCACCAAACACGAATTCTGCTTCTGGGTCCAATTGGAGCTGGCAAGTCCAGCTTTCTCAACTCAGTAAAGTCTATTTTCCGAGGCCATGTAACAAACCAGGCTTTGGTGGGTTCTTATACATGTGGGACCTCTGATAAG TACAGAACATATTTTATAAACGATGGAAAGAATGCTGACACCTTGCCATTTATTCTGTGTGACTCACTGGGGCTGAGTGAGACAGAAGAAGGGCTCTGCATGGGTGACATACCCTACATCTTAAAAGGCCACATTGCTGACAGATACAAG TTTGATTGCACGAAACCAATCACACCAGGCCATGATAACTATATAGGCTCCCCGTTGCTGAAGGACAGAATCCACTGTGTGGCATTCGTGTTCGATGCCAACTCTGTTGAACATCTCTCTAAGGAAATGGTGTCAAAGATCAAAAGAATTCAAAGGGAGTTGATAAAGTGTG GTGTGGTACATGTGGTTTTGCTCACTCATGTGGATACCTTGGATATGATTATGAAAGGTGACCTTATGGACATATACAGCTGTCTGCCTGTGAAACTCAAG CTGGAGGCAGTTCACCGAGAACTTGGATTTCCTCCTTCTAACATCTTCGTGGTTAGAAATTACACCTCAGAGTGGGAGCTGGAGCCTGTCATGGACGTTCTGATCCTCTCTGCGCTGAGACACATGCTGTGGGCTGCAGACGACTTCTTAGAGGATTTGCCCTTTGAAGAAACAGACAGATGTGTTTGGTGA